In the genome of Lathyrus oleraceus cultivar Zhongwan6 chromosome 4, CAAS_Psat_ZW6_1.0, whole genome shotgun sequence, the window tcctccttgtgtaccaatgagaggcacattagagaattcaaCACAACTGTCATTAATGTCCATACTACTTAATGCAGAATCgtaccaaacaatatcatcattagtgagggacataagtctctgagaccaccgtagacattgtttgttctccaagaaagcaggtgtctgaggcaagtgcgaaataaaccgTTTGCACAGAAGAGGAACCCAACATACAATAGTCCTACCatctttagaattccttaaatgcaaagataagtacatgtcacccaacaTAGTAGGTACAAGGTTCCCAATCAAGAAGTTTCTGATgacgttaacatcaacaaaatcgtcaatgttagggaacaaagctaaaccatagatatagcaacacaaagatggcttcaaaagcatccacactaccagcttgagcaaagacaatagctttcccaatgaggaactcaaaagtcaatCCAAGCATTCCccctttcttcacccaatgagcctcaatctcagacttcttcagatgaagagcttcagctatgatatgagatttTGGGATCTCCTcaaatccactaaaaggcaccttgtcagaaacaggtattctCAAGAGATGGTCATACTCCTCTAACGCAGGCATCAACTGATAGTCAGGAAAAGTAAAGCCACGATAGAGAGGttcatagaactgaaccaacacactcaagagtccttcaaccacatcagtagataacacatatataagcttcccatgacgttgcttgaagtccaagggatctaatataaaggatgacaacttccttggttctttcaaatcaggacatctgaaactgtacttctgagtgttccttcgtccataatccatggtctgaaaatatttgcaaataagaccttagttccttgaacttattttcgtgtgatgaatgatatgatgtgcatgaatgcatgaatgcaacaatcacaaacaagggatcacacacaaggaaaacacaaagaaaggtcaaaggatgaatcaagtcattgtcaagatcaatcatcgattttggtggattatggttttcaccttatcaactcccaagttccattgatattgacaagacttgattggatcaaccaagaatcaaatGGTTTattgcgagtcacgagcatggagtcaggttaatTACCATccccaaaggagtgtactaaggataaaaacatgtaaatcgtattctaaaaagttcccagagtcttaattccatctatcggatattataggttaggatgactgactcatcaacccataatattctcaagagaaactcgtctgagtgtagtatcacgtaacaactgttatcaagtctacacctgaacagtctccgcactacatcctaaataggccaagttgagttaaatgttctacggtcctcagcttctcggaccccaaatcagagaaagtaatgcctaaccacaaataacttgtgtgacatcaatagctccaaaagggtctccactgagtagatgggtctcaagccaacttgttaaggactactccacacaagtcgaacatgactataccatcctcctatcttaattgcactcaagttcgggttagaacttatctcaccactcagagatcaccacGTACAAaaaacagattatatcacacaaatatgtatacaaacatcaaatatagaattatatacacataaaaaagtaggctaaacccaatgaggattactccccagcagagtcgccacttaatttatgtagcggtgAATTCATGACAatcaagctatgaataaacttaacgtcaataaaaccagagtcgccaccgcgcttttattatttccaaaggaaaaggaaaaagtacaaacaaaacccaaagatgaaaagttatcaaatcaaaactaataaaatgccagaaattacaggtaagggggttggttacacagagggaaggtgttacacccaaagtgtccttggtactcctagggagtccttttttatgtgtgtatgtatttttggtataaaagatgtttgcaataaataaagtgtggggatgagaaaagaattcattaattatatttttgtgtttgataagaccttcggacttgtgcctacgtaccaacataaaaatgagggatcaaaacctcgtagatcatggtatcaatttcaaaatgagtggattgtttttaatcaaaatttaagttaaaagaggcactaaaggcccaaaagtttgaatgagtgttagttcctttggtcttttgaaaattttaagtcaatatagttaagttcatttacaagtttgattttggaaaagagtttaaaatgcaatggcataaggccaaagtttctaatttgcaataaagtctaagtttcGAAAATCGCAAACAAAGAGAGTTTTttaaaagagggagagattttgaaatttaataagtggaaggagatgaagagactaatcctaagcataaaattaaaagttaagagttgaaaagatctgaccaatgggatgcaatccaacagacaagaatgtcatatagaaaatccactttccctttgaactttgaatcaagcaataatcagcaagaaattagcaatatgaagagcaaggcatcaaataaagatggccacatccaagcagACAAATCCATAGCTaacaatcttctttgtcttctcatgtatcagatgaaatacttcttgatttttgtcCAGAATAAGGTGTAGCATGGGATCAAAGTAACAGTTGCATCAtgaccatgtagtagatgaactcaagtggatcccaatacttgtatcagatgaaagctaaaatcacaataacttggtctcagaaatcttgatattggccaagtccttttgcatatggaatgttgcctaattctaagtccaaaagctcatatcaaatccaacagcCCACGCaaacatttttagggtttttgttgcttattaagtatttttaagatcctaagaccacaaacaaaaacaaattacacaaacaaatatatacaatcacaatataaggctcaaatgacataaacataaacaatttaaatGCTATGTAAATGACAAGTGAATGGTAAATGATAAgtgaatggtaaatgacttgaatttaaattgtataaagtaaatgacttgaaagtaaaagcaatattaatataagttagtcaaatgttagttgattagatgttagtggtgtttttcttttcaattgattaagtcattctttggagaacactcaaccatcaattcataagcatggatccttgaaccaatacatcttccaaaggaaggaaaaaatgtcaagtttccatataataccattAAAGATAGGAGACTTGCAATATTACTTACTAGAATACTATGCCTTTAGagtcaaaatttagctctatgttaagcaatcgtaattggacttatgtagaagtcacaactatctgaggccggataataaaaatttaggtgctaatgcatgttagagatttggtataatgaaccaaactcctaaaacataccacatactaaaagaaaaagataaaaGGGATTGAtctatctcatccatacttgcattggttcatctaacacaaggttattgatgaaccaattagctttaggattttgagatttcattggtcaatgaaaaggatgggaaagaatgggattgaagatgaagagggatgagagatgagagaaacacaaattgctcattggaggaattttatcaaattaaaatcattcatttattttgggagatgaaatgtacatttcaccaatcccctaaattcaatgattttaacctaacaaaagtcaaatcaacattgaccaaggcccaaacacatagtcaaacatcacaagtcaataaaaatggctcaacataatttctatacaattaatcaattaaaaatcaaattaaaaatgtatttaaatttaatttaatttggtcaaaacctaaaatctcttcaaaataccaaataaatggccaagagatttatcctaggtcaaacaaggtcaaaggaccttagacaaaattttttatgatttttgaaaagtcagaagtatttttaaacaatttaaaatatgcacaaaaataattaattcatgaaaaatatcaaagttaatccaaaaaataattttaattcagaaaatgaaaaagggaaatatttaattttttgggtgaaagtcccatattttttggattgaaaattaaattaatatgaattaatcaaaataatacaattaaatgaaaaattagaaattaaaataaaattcaaaaaaatgagggccatcagatctccctcattaattgaggtggcggTTCTTATGACCAAAAGCGCGCATTCCACAAACACTTGAGTCAAACGCGTGGCAAGGTTGGTAATCACATTAGACGCTCAAGATTAGAACGTGGAAGGAAGATCTGATGGATAGGAGCAAGCCaccacaccaccggagctagggctccagttgtcttctccggtggacctcaccagactggtccaccaccaaccaccacaaaaatgaaaaacaaggacatggatttaaagaaaaaaatgctcaggagttcgaatctggcctcgattttctccaattctaagtatataagacgatacagggatttgaattttgaggatcatgaactgagttgcttcaatttgacctcaaagcaactcaatcttgttgcctacattgataggattttagccaaccaaaaatcacaaagaatggtgaagaattgagggagagTCGAATAGATGGAAATTCTGAAAAATTGCCTTTGAGTGAGCTccaaccttgcttgatcttgattccagTTGTGCTTGGCCTTatttcagaagcttgtaggaagtgattagtATCAAGAAATGGCCTGGACTCTTGGAATTTAAATCTCAAAACAGAAGAAGATTTGAAGCTctattttcaaatgaaaaccttcaagattatcctttaatggcgagggtttggattgcaggttcaaagtTTGGGCATGAGGAcctcaattctgagcaatgagggttgtatttatagccaaagagattcatttccccacacttccaaaaattgccaattttagtaattctttttgcatgcttgcatgggcgtgtgttaggcccatcaagtgatgtattcaggtccaaaaatgagtgagaatcatgctgaaatcatgtcatgtggccatacatttgtgtatgaaatgtggaagtgaaaatcatccaaatggtacctcacattgcacccatgtgCAATTCCTTCAATCTTTGGCtaaatgaggtgatcttggacgttttggaaaggtgagatcaaggggaacaactttaatgtttaacactttttgatttgaagcttggatcatgatgaattttgaggtggaagtttggtaaatcaaacatatttaaaaaatttctaagttccaagtcaaatattcacttcttccaccttgaataactttctctatggacttcaaatgaaaaacattacttcataaaagttatttctctttcaaacttcttcaatttggtcacaaatttgacctcatttggatttgtcatgaaggagttatgcattttagaagttgaggaaaaatatttgttcaatggtattggcccaaaatgacctataatgtttcctcttggcacatgcattttcaagttgaatttgaactttctccaaacataaaagtttaagatattgaatttgatcatggaattttaatggctttcatatcataaaaattgagcaagttatggtcttgggaagttgacctccaaactagggtttagacaaaatgacatataatctttcaccgtaaaaaaatgactttccaagaaaacttagctcttgacttcaaaattaaagttgtttgtaatgtcattttgagtaacgtttatcttgcaatcattttcatatgacaaaaattgtaggagatatggtctagggaaccccagttttgactagttgactttctctggtcaaccaccatgaaccatcttgctagcttgatattctcttgacttttgggactcatggagtatcatatatgcataatatgatgtaatatgaagtatcccttgaaatatatgatcaaatgttgaagaaacttgctgaggaagtcacacaagatacctagagGAATTAaggcttccaaggcaaacaagcttaAAACTCTtagtgatttcttgatcaaaatgatatgtgaagatcatggagatccatatatgatgcttagagccaaagttaaccatttcttgattgaactccttgcatttagggtctcaaaccctagatatgagcttgatggagcatgggtgagcatacacactacctgCAAAAGAATTAAACTACACATTGACATATctttggtattttggttagtaaataatgaaaaacaaagtatgataccACCAAaagtgcttggtaatctctcctaatgcaaacccaatgaatgaggggtaaggaagctaccaaggtgtgatcccgaagctaatgcatatgactagagagcatgagggatcttagggtcaaaattggggtcttacaaaagCAAAATCAACAGATAAATCACCCATGATGAGCACCCATAATTAGGATTTTATGGATTAAGGGATTCACCTAGGACAAAAGCCAAGCACATGAAAGATCAATGTGCTATCTCCCAAGGTCAAGGAAGGTCATATTGTGTTGTTCATAAACTTTGAATCTATGATATGAATGCTTGATGCATATGATTAAATgcagatgaatctcaagtcaAAGATTGAGTGAAAAGATGAAAAAGGGAGAGGAAATTTGGGGGTATGACAATGGTGAAGATAAGATTATGAAAATTTCTCTTGTCAACATTATTTTGAAGAAAAAATCAATTATGACGAAGATAAGAAGTTAAAAACAACAGTGGTTCCCCTTTGCTGGCTTCAATTATCTTCCACTCATAATTGCTTTTGAATTATTGACTCTACTTTATTaaagttttttttgttttattgtAGTTATTCAGGACATGTGGGTCATTACCTTTTATAAAAGTTTATGCTTAGTTTATTTTAGTTTCAAGTCTGTGTGGATCATTTCCTATAAAAGGATCATTTGTGTGTTGTGAAAGGCATTCGAGTTTCCAGCCTTAGAACTTGGAATTCTTGATTTGTCGTCCTTTGTAAGTATTTTTCATAAATAAAAACACGTCTTTTAATATTTTTAACGTGTCTTCTGCATATTACTTTACTAAAAGCACGTATTTTAATATTTTCAACATGTTCTCCGCATATTACTTTACTCTTATAATTATTTTTACCAATAATATTATCTTTATCTTTAATAATATTTCCACCActatatttatatttattatgTTTACCAGTAATATTATTATGTTAACCATTAAAATTAGGGTTAAATACACTTTACCCCCCTGTAATGTTAGCGAGTTTAGGGTTACCCCCCTGGTAAAGTTATTTTTTCAATACCCCCTTTATGTTATGTAGATTCCTTCATAGAACCCCCTAATATCCAGGTGGCATGGAATCTTGGTTTTTTATTTCAGACGTggctttttaatttttttattttcacatGTGAATCTTCATTAGGTCTCCAGCATGGCATAAACTAGAAATTAGGGTtccaaatccatccctctctctcttcgtgaaatccatccctatcccaaatccatccctctctctcttcgtgaaatccatccctaccccaaatccatccctctcttcATCTTCGTCTGTGTCCCCTTCATCTGGGTTATGGGTGGCAGCAAGGCATCTTCCATGAGTGAAGTTGGAAACGGCTTACCAAGATGTGGATGCAATGAAACCATGAAGTTGTTGGTCTCCAAGTCAATTGAAAACCCCGGTCGCAAATTTTGGAAATGCAGGAATTATATGGTGAGCAATTTTGaagcattttattattttgagttTGATTTCGAAATTAATTGTTGGTGGTGTTTGTCTCAAATTGCAGAATGGGTGCGGTTTATTTTTGTGGGATGATTTGGTCAGTGAGTTTGCAGTGAAAGAAACCAATCCGTCCGGATGCCGCCAATGTGAAGTCAACAAGGcttatttgattgaatttgcTAAAGAGATTGTTGAGGAGATAGATTGCAGAGTCGGAAAGCTTAACAAGTTAGAAAAACTGAAGAAAAAGATTGCAATGGAAAAGAGGAAAAATTTATGGTTAATGTTTGTAATTGGTCTGTCATGGATGTTGATAGCAGCTATGGTTAAGTTAGTCTAATGAGTCTGTCATGTAATTGTTATGTCATTAGTGTTTTTCAGCAATGTAATGTTGAACTTGTAATGTGTTCATCAATGAAATGTAATCTGTTCATCAATCTTAAACTGTCAGTGCAGCATCATTATTTGATTAAACTTTCAGCATTCAATCTACCAATAATGACAGAAAAAAGTTATATCATAATGAAagagcaaaattgcaaaatcatCAGAAAACTACAGAACAATTTTATAGTCAGTAATTCTAAAGAAAATATGACATAGTAAACATATAAATAAATTGAAATATATTAATGTAGTCTATCTCTTAAACTTTTTCAGTGCAGAATTCAAGGTGAATGTAATTAAATACTTTGGCTTTTTCTTTAGGTCCTGCAGAATTCATGGTTTTGTTGTAAGATTAGTGCACAGACTAGCCATGGCTCTCTGCAGAATTCATGGtttatgaaaaacaagaaaaaaatgTGACAGACTAGCCATTGTGTTTTATAGACAATACACACCAATAATGTTAAACTGATACATTAGAATTGATCATCACAGTAAGTGCATATGTTTGTTACAAAAGGATTACAAAATACATGTCTTCAAAGATCAGTTGGCATTACAAAAGAGTTTTCCAAAAGGATTACAAAATACATAGCAGAAACATAATAATCAGTCCCTCATTTTGAAGTGGGTATGTCTTCATTTTCTGGTAGGGTAATTGGTTTGTCACTAGATATTCCTTCACCTGTTATGGGTCTTTTAAACCAACTCAACTTGATCCTCTCACTTTGCCTTCTTTTGATGATAGGTTTTTTTTCAACCCTTTTTCTGGATTATTTTGTGATTGAGGCAGCCACACTAGATCCTGTTTGACTCATAATAGTTGGAACAGGCATATCAGTTGGAGGCTGTGGATCAGTTGGAACAGGCACATTTGTTGGAACAGTCATATCAGTTGCAGTTGGGGCAGGCATATCAGATGCAGTTGGCATATCATTTGCAGTTGGCATATCAGTTGCAGTTGGCACATGTCCTTTTTTAGGTTTTCTCTACAATGTAAGACACAATGTATGGTTGTCATCACAATGCATATCACAATGAAGAATGTAAGACAGAATGTAGAATGTAAGACAAAATGTATATCACAATGAATTACCTTTCTTTTAAGTGCATTGGGATCCTGAGTGGTAGCCTTACAAGTCATAGCATTGTGACCAAAATTATCACATTTGGTGCACTTATATGCAACACCAGATCTTCTCTTCCTTGCACCATCCTCTCCACTTTCTCTTATCCTAATCTTCTTAGGTCTACCAGGACCATTTTTATATGCAGGTGGTAGAGGTGGTTCCATCTCAACTTCTGGCCACATATCTTGACCATTGATTGGACTTACTGAAAATCCATAACATAGTGCAAACTTTTCTCTTGTGTAACAAGCATCAACAAATTCATCAGGGTTTTGCTTTCTATAACTCAGAGCAGCTACAGCATGCCTACATGGAATTCCTACTAATTCCCAAAAATTACAAATCTCCTATCAGCAGGGTCCATGTTCCCAGTACTATGTTCAACATACAAATCTCCTTTCACATTCATTGCACTAAAGTATAGAGCAAAATCATCAACAGCATCATCATCTTTCCTAATCAGAAAAAAACCATCTTGAATTTCTAAAACTTTTGTCCATACCCTAACACAATCAGCCTTATACCCTAACCTACTCAACAACTTCTCAATGTTATCCATGTTCCAATTTGAAACATGTATCCCATTAACTGTCGTATCCGTACCCCCTCTGTATATAATTTCTTCTTCAAAAACCCTGTAAAATTCACCCCCATGGCGGAGTGTAACACTAAAGTGTTGTGAATCTTGTCAATATATTATACCCACATGTCAAAGATTGTTGATTTCAAAATTTTACCCTACGACATTGATGAACTTCAAATTTTTACTAACCTCGGACTTTGGACACTTCACTGAGCTCGTCTTCACTGAGCTGGATCGCTTCTTCGTATTCGCTGAGGTTgtcttcatcttcgtcttcactgcGGTCGTCTTTCTCGTTTGCTTCGTTCCCTGCattcttcttcttcgtcttcgTCTTCCCCTGGAAATTTCGTCTTCGTCTTCCCTGCTATGTTCAGAACCCTAATTTTCTAAGGGGGTATTTGAAATTAAAAAGTG includes:
- the LOC127137452 gene encoding uncharacterized protein LOC127137452; this translates as MDNIEKLLSRLGYKADCVRVWTKVLEIQDGFFLIRKDDDAVDDFALYFSAMNVKGDLHAVAALSYRKQNPDEFVDACYTREKFALCYGFSVSPINGQDMWPEVEMEPPLPPAYKNGPGRPKKIRIRESGEDGARKRRSGVAYKCTKCDNFGHNAMTCKATTQDPNALKRKRKPKKGHVPTATDMPTANDMPTASDMPAPTATDMTVPTNVPVPTDPQPPTDMPVPTIMSQTGSSVAASITK